One Burkholderiales bacterium genomic region harbors:
- a CDS encoding alkaline phosphatase D family protein: MLPTRRAFLLRAAALGAAYAASPVRVIARAFERDPFALGVASGYPHPGGMTLWTRLAPRPLEGGGMRPAAVEVRWEVASDEAFRTIAANGRTTAAAEWAHSVHVDVKGLEPGRPYWYRFHAGEATSPVGRTSTAPAAEAAPSRLRLAFASCQQYEQGWFTAYRHMAREDLDLVVHLGDYIYESSWGRNLVRSHGSDQPYTLAEYRTRHALYKLDDDLRAAHAAFPWIVTWDDHEVQNDYANDRSQVLDSPEAFLARRAAAYQAYYEHMPLPAWARPRGPAMRLHTALDYGRLASFYVLDDRQYRSHQACPPEGRGGSTVVKEEDCRQRLDRSLTMLGSAQEQWLDESFGRSRAAWNIVAQQTLMAQADRRAGPGGDFWTDGWDGYPRARERLLAAVAQRALRNPLVISGDVHMSAVCDLKANFDDARSPVVATEICGPSITSQGPSVARVEALLKENPHFRFANGARRGYATLDITPARCVARLRTVGTVKEPDAPIHTLATFAVEDGRPGAHRA; this comes from the coding sequence ATGCTCCCCACTCGCAGAGCTTTCCTGCTGCGCGCCGCCGCGCTGGGTGCCGCATACGCGGCCTCGCCCGTGCGCGTGATCGCGAGAGCGTTCGAGCGCGATCCGTTCGCGCTCGGCGTCGCATCGGGCTATCCGCATCCGGGCGGCATGACGCTGTGGACGCGGCTCGCGCCGCGGCCGCTGGAAGGCGGCGGCATGCGCCCGGCCGCGGTCGAGGTGCGCTGGGAAGTCGCGAGCGACGAGGCCTTCCGCACGATCGCCGCGAACGGCCGCACGACCGCCGCGGCCGAGTGGGCGCATTCGGTGCACGTCGACGTCAAAGGCCTCGAGCCGGGGAGGCCTTACTGGTATCGCTTCCACGCCGGCGAGGCGACGAGCCCCGTCGGACGCACGAGCACCGCGCCCGCCGCCGAGGCGGCGCCTTCGCGCCTGAGGCTCGCGTTCGCGTCGTGCCAGCAGTACGAGCAGGGCTGGTTCACCGCGTACCGCCACATGGCGCGCGAGGACCTCGACCTCGTCGTGCACCTCGGCGACTACATCTACGAGTCGTCGTGGGGCCGCAACCTCGTGCGCTCGCACGGCTCCGACCAGCCGTACACGCTCGCCGAGTACCGCACGCGCCACGCGCTCTACAAGCTCGACGACGACCTGCGCGCGGCGCACGCCGCGTTCCCGTGGATCGTCACGTGGGACGACCACGAAGTGCAGAACGACTACGCCAACGACCGATCGCAGGTCCTGGATTCTCCCGAGGCGTTCCTCGCGCGGCGCGCCGCGGCCTACCAGGCCTATTACGAGCACATGCCGCTGCCGGCGTGGGCGCGGCCGCGCGGCCCCGCGATGCGCCTGCACACCGCGCTCGACTACGGGCGGCTCGCGAGCTTCTACGTGCTCGACGACCGTCAGTACCGGTCGCATCAGGCGTGTCCGCCGGAAGGACGCGGCGGCAGCACCGTGGTGAAGGAAGAGGACTGCCGCCAGAGGCTCGACCGCTCGCTGACGATGCTCGGCAGCGCGCAGGAGCAGTGGCTGGACGAGAGCTTCGGGCGCTCGCGCGCCGCGTGGAACATCGTCGCGCAGCAGACCCTGATGGCGCAGGCCGACCGCCGGGCGGGACCCGGCGGGGACTTCTGGACCGACGGCTGGGACGGCTATCCGCGCGCGCGCGAGCGCCTGCTCGCGGCGGTCGCGCAGCGTGCGTTACGCAATCCCCTGGTGATCAGCGGCGACGTGCACATGTCGGCGGTGTGCGATCTCAAGGCGAATTTCGACGACGCGCGCTCGCCCGTCGTCGCGACCGAGATCTGCGGGCCGTCGATCACCTCGCAGGGTCCGTCGGTCGCGCGCGTCGAAGCGCTGCTCAAGGAGAATCCCCACTTCCGCTTCGCCAACGGCGCGCGGCGCGGCTATGCGACGCTGGATATCACGCCCGCGCGCTGCGTCGCGCGGCTGAGGACCGTCGGCACGGTCAAGGAACCGGACGCACCCATACACACGCTCGCGACGTTCGCGGTGGAAGACGGCAGGCCGGGCGCGCACCGCGCGTAA